In Picosynechococcus sp. PCC 7002, the following are encoded in one genomic region:
- a CDS encoding divergent PAP2 family protein, translating into MDNFSAVFQNHILIVALVACITAQLLKIPIDLIRYKKTSLRSLFSAGGMPSAHSALVGALATGVGQAKGWDSSEFAIACLFAVIVMYDAAGVRQAAGKQARILNQIIDDMFQEKEFSDERLKELLGHTPVQVFVGLSLGIAIAFFANSQLA; encoded by the coding sequence ATGGATAATTTCAGCGCAGTTTTCCAAAATCACATCCTGATTGTGGCATTAGTGGCCTGCATTACGGCACAGTTGCTTAAAATTCCCATTGATTTGATTCGTTATAAAAAAACCAGCCTCCGTTCCCTCTTTAGTGCTGGGGGGATGCCCAGTGCCCACTCTGCTCTGGTGGGAGCTTTAGCGACAGGGGTTGGTCAGGCGAAAGGATGGGATAGCTCCGAGTTTGCGATCGCCTGTTTATTTGCGGTGATTGTGATGTACGATGCCGCCGGAGTGCGTCAAGCTGCGGGTAAGCAGGCGCGCATTCTCAACCAGATTATTGACGATATGTTCCAGGAAAAAGAATTTAGTGACGAACGGCTCAAGGAATTACTCGGTCACACACCCGTGCAAGTGTTTGTGGGGCTTTCCTTGGGCATTGCGATCGCCTTTTTTGCCAATAGCCAACTGGCCTAG
- a CDS encoding LCCL domain-containing protein, with protein MMQSTTYFFGAIALAFSLGACTQNNTTPESNATGGGTVATPEAAPETPASPPTLQFTALEWEASPVSLEIQDQVGQTFEFSCPPGDPSQRIWGTGVYTSDSSICAAAVHAGLFAAETGGNLTLEILAGQDLYTGSQQNAVTSRDYGAWDGSFRFPEASDSAAATTPNIQWDSTPGSFGIAENVGDRYSFNCPPNGELGASVWGTDIYTNDSAICVAAVHAGEIDLATGGPITIEIAPGQDSYTGGDRNGVVTADYGSWGGSFIFLDE; from the coding sequence ATGATGCAATCTACGACTTATTTTTTCGGGGCGATCGCCCTGGCTTTTTCCCTGGGCGCCTGTACCCAAAACAACACCACCCCAGAATCTAACGCCACTGGGGGCGGAACTGTTGCGACCCCAGAAGCAGCACCGGAAACCCCAGCGTCGCCCCCAACCCTCCAATTCACCGCCCTGGAATGGGAAGCAAGCCCCGTTAGCCTCGAAATCCAAGACCAGGTGGGACAGACCTTCGAGTTTTCCTGTCCGCCGGGGGATCCCAGCCAAAGGATTTGGGGCACGGGTGTTTACACCAGCGATTCGTCCATTTGTGCCGCCGCCGTCCATGCAGGTCTATTCGCCGCAGAGACCGGGGGGAATTTAACTTTAGAAATCCTCGCGGGCCAAGACCTCTACACCGGCAGTCAACAAAATGCAGTGACCAGTCGTGACTACGGCGCTTGGGATGGGAGCTTCCGTTTTCCGGAGGCTAGTGACAGTGCTGCGGCGACAACGCCGAATATCCAGTGGGATTCGACCCCAGGCTCCTTCGGGATTGCCGAAAATGTTGGCGATCGCTACAGTTTCAATTGCCCACCCAACGGTGAACTAGGGGCCTCGGTCTGGGGGACAGATATTTACACCAACGATTCCGCAATCTGTGTGGCGGCAGTCCATGCCGGAGAAATTGACCTAGCTACGGGCGGCCCGATCACCATCGAAATTGCCCCCGGTCAGGACAGCTACACCGGCGGCGATCGCAATGGCGTAGTTACTGCCGACTATGGCTCCTGGGGCGGCAGCTTCATCTTTTTAGACGAATAA
- a CDS encoding NYN domain-containing protein translates to MKSQSPEALLLVDGYNVIGAWQELKATRDRHGLEMARDELIEVLINYASHNCYRTKVVFDAHYQQTPSQEEEHTQFVSAYYTAFSETADTYIEKACAAFQHDYNTPRRVIVVTSDQAQRHTVVGYGAEWMSSLKLQSDVAAANRRSRDHRKRQRQQRRGQLLNSLDPKTQQILRQLRHGL, encoded by the coding sequence ATGAAGTCCCAATCCCCCGAAGCGCTACTATTAGTGGATGGTTATAACGTCATTGGTGCTTGGCAGGAGCTTAAGGCAACCCGCGATCGCCATGGCCTTGAGATGGCACGGGACGAATTGATTGAAGTTTTAATTAACTACGCCTCCCACAACTGCTACCGGACAAAAGTCGTTTTTGACGCCCATTACCAGCAGACCCCTAGCCAAGAAGAAGAACATACGCAATTTGTTTCCGCTTACTACACTGCTTTCTCGGAAACTGCCGATACTTACATCGAAAAAGCCTGTGCCGCTTTTCAGCACGACTATAATACGCCCCGACGGGTAATTGTGGTGACCTCTGACCAGGCCCAACGGCATACGGTGGTGGGTTATGGGGCGGAATGGATGTCTTCTTTAAAGTTGCAATCGGATGTGGCCGCCGCCAATCGGCGTTCCCGGGATCATCGCAAACGTCAACGCCAGCAGCGACGGGGGCAACTCTTGAATAGCCTTGATCCGAAAACCCAACAGATTTTACGTCAGTTACGCCACGGCCTCTAG
- the crtE gene encoding geranylgeranyl pyrophosphate/diphosphate synthase/geranyltranstransferaseCrtE: MVVADAHTQGFSLAQYLQEQKTIVETALDQSLVITEPVTIYEAMRYSLLAGGKRLRPILCLAACEMLGGTAAMAMNTACALEMIHTMSLIHDDLPAMDNDDLRRGKPTNHKVYGEDIAILAGDALLSYAFEYVARTPDVPAERLLQVIVRLGQAVGAEGLVGGQVVDLESEGKTDVAVETLNFIHTHKTGALLEVCVTAGAILAGAKPEEVQLLSRYAQNIGLAFQIVDDILDITATAEELGKTAGKDLEAQKVTYPSLWGIEKSQAEAQKLVAEAIASLEPYGEKANPLKALAEYIVNRKN, from the coding sequence ATGGTAGTTGCAGACGCTCACACCCAGGGCTTTTCCCTCGCGCAATATCTCCAAGAACAAAAGACCATCGTCGAAACCGCCCTTGACCAATCCTTAGTTATCACTGAGCCTGTCACCATCTACGAAGCCATGCGCTATTCCCTCCTGGCTGGGGGAAAACGGCTACGCCCGATTCTTTGTCTTGCCGCCTGTGAAATGTTGGGGGGCACCGCCGCCATGGCGATGAATACGGCCTGTGCCCTGGAGATGATCCACACCATGTCTTTAATCCATGATGATCTGCCCGCCATGGACAATGACGATCTCCGTCGGGGCAAACCCACGAACCATAAAGTTTATGGGGAAGATATTGCCATTTTGGCGGGGGATGCCCTGCTCTCCTATGCCTTTGAGTATGTGGCCCGCACCCCGGATGTTCCGGCGGAACGTCTGTTGCAAGTGATCGTACGCCTCGGCCAAGCGGTGGGGGCCGAAGGCCTCGTCGGTGGCCAAGTGGTGGATCTCGAATCGGAAGGGAAAACCGATGTTGCCGTAGAAACCCTGAATTTTATCCATACCCATAAAACAGGGGCATTGCTGGAAGTTTGCGTCACGGCGGGGGCAATTTTGGCCGGGGCGAAACCGGAAGAGGTGCAATTACTCTCCCGTTATGCCCAAAATATTGGTCTGGCTTTCCAGATTGTCGATGATATTCTCGATATCACTGCCACAGCGGAGGAACTAGGTAAAACGGCAGGCAAAGACCTCGAAGCCCAGAAAGTGACTTATCCGAGCCTATGGGGTATTGAAAAATCCCAGGCTGAGGCCCAGAAGCTGGTGGCAGAGGCGATCGCCTCCCTCGAACCCTATGGTGAAAAGGCCAATCCCCTCAAAGCCCTGGCGGAATACATCGTTAACCGTAAAAACTAA
- a CDS encoding serine/threonine protein kinase produces MAQSRLQVFCDRLEQELRPHLDLTSEHPHHPVIVRHCPSPWYCVGTGNYAAVVAHPDFPAWVVKVYAPHREGFAAEVEVYRRLGTHAAFSECYYAKDGILVLRRLHGTTLYDCAHRGIPIPRKVIEDIDQALDYVYAQGLNPHDVHGKNVMLGVDGRGLVVDISDFLKPEPCYAWKDLKRAYYCLYRPLIAGLKLKIPYAFLDQVRTVYRVYRRLGDRLFLKP; encoded by the coding sequence ATGGCTCAATCTCGACTCCAAGTTTTTTGCGATCGCCTCGAACAGGAACTCCGACCCCACCTCGATCTCACCAGCGAGCATCCCCACCATCCTGTGATCGTGCGCCATTGTCCCAGCCCTTGGTATTGCGTGGGCACCGGGAACTATGCTGCGGTTGTCGCCCATCCTGACTTTCCGGCGTGGGTAGTAAAGGTCTATGCCCCCCACCGGGAAGGATTTGCCGCAGAAGTGGAAGTTTATCGTCGCCTAGGGACCCATGCTGCGTTTTCGGAATGTTATTACGCCAAGGATGGCATTTTAGTGCTGCGGCGTTTGCATGGCACGACCCTCTACGACTGTGCCCACCGGGGGATTCCAATTCCGAGAAAAGTTATTGAAGATATTGATCAAGCCTTGGATTATGTCTATGCCCAGGGCCTTAATCCCCATGATGTCCACGGGAAAAATGTGATGTTGGGGGTCGATGGTCGGGGACTTGTGGTAGATATTTCCGACTTCCTCAAACCAGAGCCCTGTTATGCCTGGAAAGATCTTAAACGGGCCTATTATTGCCTGTATCGACCCCTGATTGCTGGTCTCAAATTAAAAATACCCTATGCTTTTTTAGACCAAGTACGCACGGTCTATCGCGTTTATCGTCGGCTTGGCGATCGCCTTTTTTTGAAACCTTGA
- the ygfZ gene encoding CAF17-like 4Fe-4S cluster assembly/insertion protein YgfZ has protein sequence MTIAMTPLLQYHQHQGFPLTASGEAVVTFGNDADISQDFSNGCLLYDQSHWGLLNFTGADRQRYLHNQSTNQIQQLQSGQSCDTVLVNSTARTIDLATVHILDDALWVQVSPQKKTFLLEWFDRFLFPMDKVEISDLSGQFNILSLMGVQAKEILEKLTGVTLADFPAGGHQFLEIQGQNILCATGNSLKLPGYTLYIPAEAGVEIWQALMNLGMIPCGEAAWEKLRIHQGRPAPDQELTEDYNPLEAGLWDCISFDKGCYIGQETIARLNTYKGVKQRLFGIQLSAPVAVPCKIFVGEERAGVITSIDPDNTFALGYVRTKVGGEELEVTVGEVTGKVVAVPYVTHAYPEP, from the coding sequence ATGACCATTGCCATGACCCCCCTTTTGCAATACCACCAGCACCAAGGCTTTCCTTTAACAGCTTCCGGTGAGGCCGTTGTAACCTTTGGGAACGACGCCGACATTTCCCAAGATTTCAGCAATGGCTGTTTGCTCTATGACCAAAGCCATTGGGGTCTCCTCAACTTTACGGGCGCTGACCGTCAACGCTACCTCCACAACCAAAGCACTAATCAAATCCAGCAGCTTCAATCGGGCCAAAGCTGTGACACTGTCCTCGTTAATTCCACGGCCCGCACCATCGATCTCGCCACGGTGCATATTCTGGATGATGCCCTCTGGGTGCAGGTCTCGCCCCAGAAAAAAACCTTTCTCCTAGAATGGTTTGATCGGTTTCTCTTTCCGATGGACAAAGTAGAAATTAGTGATCTTTCTGGGCAGTTTAATATTCTGTCTTTGATGGGTGTTCAGGCCAAAGAAATTCTCGAAAAACTCACTGGCGTAACCTTAGCTGACTTTCCGGCTGGTGGTCATCAATTTCTAGAAATCCAGGGACAAAACATTCTCTGTGCGACGGGGAACAGTTTGAAATTACCGGGCTATACCCTGTATATTCCCGCCGAGGCTGGTGTCGAAATTTGGCAAGCTCTGATGAATTTAGGAATGATCCCCTGTGGCGAAGCAGCCTGGGAGAAACTTCGCATTCACCAAGGCAGACCCGCCCCCGACCAAGAACTCACCGAAGATTATAATCCCCTGGAAGCAGGGCTTTGGGATTGTATTTCCTTTGATAAAGGCTGCTACATTGGCCAGGAAACCATTGCCCGCCTCAATACCTACAAAGGCGTTAAACAGCGCCTCTTTGGGATTCAACTTTCTGCCCCCGTAGCAGTCCCTTGCAAAATTTTTGTGGGTGAAGAACGGGCTGGCGTCATCACCAGTATTGACCCGGATAACACCTTTGCCCTTGGTTATGTCCGTACGAAAGTGGGTGGAGAAGAGTTAGAAGTGACAGTAGGAGAAGTGACTGGAAAAGTCGTCGCGGTTCCCTATGTGACCCATGCTTACCCCGAACCCTAG
- a CDS encoding GNAT family N-acetyltransferase translates to MIDRPLLLKFLHRSYQELYPETGFDHLRTTLNHYFTVDTPLWWVRTETEQVVGCLWLGNSVDQISGDRHSHIFLLYVMPEYRRRGLGSALMATAERYAKTKGDRQITLQVFTNNQTAQSFYQSLTYQPHAILMRKILP, encoded by the coding sequence ATGATCGACCGACCGTTATTGTTAAAGTTTTTGCACCGCAGTTACCAGGAACTTTATCCGGAAACGGGCTTCGATCACCTCCGTACAACCTTGAACCATTACTTCACAGTGGATACGCCCCTCTGGTGGGTACGGACAGAAACGGAGCAAGTGGTGGGTTGTCTCTGGCTGGGCAATAGTGTTGATCAGATTAGCGGCGATCGCCACAGTCATATTTTTCTGTTGTATGTGATGCCGGAGTATCGCCGTCGGGGGCTGGGTTCGGCGCTTATGGCCACAGCGGAACGGTACGCGAAAACCAAAGGCGATCGCCAAATCACCCTCCAGGTCTTTACGAATAACCAAACGGCCCAGAGCTTTTACCAAAGCCTCACTTACCAGCCCCATGCAATCTTGATGCGAAAAATCCTCCCCTAA